The Terriglobus roseus region TGGAGAGATGGATGCTGCACTCGCCGCGGACATTCTGCAGTTCAACGTTGAAAGCGAACCGGAACTGGAACTGCTGGCTTCGCGTGCTGCAGCGCTCGGCAAAAAAGCACGCATCGCTCTGCGTGTGAATCCCGATGTTTCCGCCGAAACGCATCCCTACATCTCTACCGGCCTCAGCGCCCACAAATTCGGCATTGGCATTCAACTGGCGCGTGCTGTTTATGCTCGTGCGGCACAGTTCCCTTCTATTGAAACCACAGGCGTCAGCGTTCATATCGGCTCGCAGATTCGCCAGGTGGAGCCCTTTGCTGAAGCGCTTGAGAAGACGCTGAACCTTGTGCGTGAACTTCGAGCCGATGGCCACAATATCCGCAATGTCGATGCGGGTGGCGGCCTTGGCATTGAGTACGGCGACAAGAGTTTCGACGCAGCCCAACAGGTGCAGAAGTATGCTGCGGCTCTGCAGTCCGCACTCGGCGACATGGACGTTCACTTATTGCTGGAGCCTGGTCGTTTCCTCGTCGGACAGGCGGGGGCACTGGTGACGCGTGTTCTGTATCGCAAGGCCAACGGCGATAAGAAATTCACCATCGTCGATGCCGCGATGAATGACCTGATCCGTCCCGCGCTCTATCAAGCACACCATGAGATTGTGCCGGTGGTTCGCGATGAAGCAGTTGCTACAGAAGAAGCGGACATCGTTGGTCCGGTCTGCGAAAGCGGCGACTTCTTTGCTCGCTCGCGCGCTTTGCAGCAAACGGAACAGGGCGATCTCATCGCCATTCTCGATGCAGGAGCTTACGGTCTCTCGCTCAGTTCCAACTACAACACGCGGGTCCGTCCTGCCGAGGTTCTCATCGAAGATGGAAAGGCGCGGTTGATCCGTCGCCGCGAAACGTACGACGAACTCTTCGCTCCGGAAATCTTCTAGTAGTGGATCGGTTCCACGCGCGATGCCACCATCAGATCGCAACAAGGATCCTGGGCACGCGCAGCCAATCCGACGTACCCCTCGGCGGCCTCGAAATGGTCGCCGAGATTTTTCCAGGTCACCGTGTAGCTTTCAGGTTGCACCGCAGGACAGGTTGCCACACCCGATTTGCCAGGCTTTGCCCGTGCCAGTGTCACCTTAACGATCACGCTCGGCCGGTTCGTATTGGTAGGCACAAGGTACGCACGATCGACCCTGTCGAACTGCATCGTCTGCTGAGGATTCCCAAGCGGAAAACCGCAATTCGCGCTGCCATCTTCTGCTACGACAAAGTTGACCTTCCGGTAGGTGTCCGTATCAATCACAGTCGTCGGTGGCGTGGTATCAAACGTCATTAATTGCACGCCGCTGCTGGCAAACCCCTGATGCATGTCGCCATTTTGGCAGATCACGGCATCCCTGCCCTCTCCCCAAAGCGACTTCAAACATTTGTCATCCGCAATGGCGGACTTCGCATAACGGACCAGAGACCATTTGCTTCCGTCCCTACGAAAGAGAAAATCGCCGCCCATATTGTTTGCGTGCGACTCGCAACCCGAAGCTCGCATCAACGCTTCATCCATGCCGGGTGCGGTGAAACTGCCGGTCAAAACTCCGCTGTTGCTCCATCCCGCGTCTGGCCCGCTGCTGGCACCCACAAAGTCAGAACCCTGAGGACACGTACGGCATGCGATGACTTTCTTCTCATCGACGCTGGCATGGCCGTCGCAAGCTAGATTCGCCATCGCCATTTGATCGTCAAACGTAAGTGGGATCTGCGCCAGCGGTGTGTCCGGCGTATCGTCGTCCGTGGAGAAGGCCACGTACGCATACCAGGCGCCCCCAACGATAAGGATCAAGAGCAGAACAGCAACAGAAACACGTTTCAAAGCAGAAGCCCCATGTAAGGTGTTGCAGCAGTACGTGACTAAACAATCTGACTAAATCAGGTGCACACCGTTATAACGCCATAACGCACTATTCGCATCCATTTCGATATCGAATCATCAAAAGAAATATGAATGAGGCAATACATTCCGGCGTGCGCATTGGCCATGTTCACCTGAAGGTGGCGGACCTGGATCGCGCCCTGTGGTTCTATCACGAGGTCCTTGGCTTCGAAATCATCCAGCGTTTTGGCAATAGCGCTGCGTTCGTGTCTGCAGGTGGATACCACCATCACATAGGCCTGAACACGTGGGAAAGCGAAGGTGGGCAACCTCCCGCCGCTGGCACAACGGGCCTGTACCACCTTGCCCTCCTGTATCCAACGCGTGCAGAGCTCGGCAAAGGACTGCAGCGTCTCTTGAACGCGGGCATCCCCATCCACGGCGCATCGGACCACGGCGTCAGCGAAGCCATCTATCTCGCGGACCCCGATAGCAACGGCGTGGAGCTCTACTGGGATCGCCCGAAGGAAGAGTGGCCATTGGACGCGAACGGAAATATCCGCATGATCACGCGTCCGCTTGACCTGCGTCCCATACTGGAGGCCGCGGAGGAAGCTTCCGTGGATACACCTGTGCAGGTGCATTAGCACTGCGGCTTGCTATACTTTCCCTGTTGCGTCCGCTTCTGGCGGAGCGCGTTGAATCATAGGAAAGAGTAGGGTTTTGTTCCATGTCAGGCCACTCAAAATGGGCAACCATCAAGCATAAGAAGGGCGCAGCCGACGCCAAGCGTGGCAAGGTCTTCACCCGTCTGATCAAGGAAATCACGGTCGCAGCAAAGCAAGGTGGCGGCGATCCCGATGGCAATCCGCGTCTCCGTACCGCCATTCTGGCAGCGAAGGCCGAGAACATGCCGGCCGATAACATCAAGCGTGCTGTCCAGCGCGGTACTGGCGAAATTGAAGGCCTCACCTACGAAGAAATCACCTTCGAGGGTTATGGCCCCGGCGGCGTCGCGGTCATCGTGGACGTGCTTACCGACAACCGCAACCGTGCTGTCAGCGAAATCCGTCATGCCTTCAGCAAGAACGGCGGCAACCTGGGTGAAACCGGCTCGGTTGGCTACATGTTCTCCAAGAAGGGCATCATCGTCATCGCCAAGGCTGGCGCCGACGAAGAAAAGCTGACGGAAGTGGTTCTGGAAGCTGGCGCAGACGACCTGAACGACGAAGGCGAGAACTGGGAGATTTACACCACGCCCAAGGACTTCGTTGCAGTGAAGGAAGCCGTCGAAAAGGCTGGTTTCAAGCCGGAGCACGCCGAAGTCACCATGATTCCCAGCACCTACCAGAAGCTCGAAGGCTCGCAGGCAAACGCAATGCTGCGTCTGCTGGAAGTGCTGGAAGATCTGGACGATTCGCAGAACGTCTACAGCAACTTCGACATGGATGAAGCCGCGGTTACCGCGTAAATCAACTGAACAAAGAGGGCAAACGGCCGCCGCATACCGGCGGCTTTGCTCTTGTCACCGGAAGAAGGAGTGGAATGTCCCAGGTAAAGCGTTTGGTTCTTGCAGCGGTAGCGGGACTGTTCCCCCTTGCAGCACTCGGTCAGATGACTGCCAATGAATCGCCTGTAGGCGCGGCGGCAAAACACACTCCGTGGGAGATGGGTGTCCTATTTCAAGGCGGTAAAGGCGTTACCGACGAGCGTGACGACTTCCAGTTCTTCATGGCTGGTGGCCATCTTGGCAAGGTTCTCACGCCCGAATATGGCAGCGGTCTCTTCAAAGGAAACTTCGAATACGCCGTCGAGGTCTTCCCCTACTGGCAGTCAAACACGCCCACTTTCCAGCGTTATTCCTGTACCGGCACCCCCAACGTCAACGTCTTCAACTGCGTGGGCCCGTACACCGTAGGTGGTACCTTCCACGGCGCCTCCATCACCCCAATCATCCTGCGGTGGAACTTTACCCACGGACACAGGATCATGCCGTGGGCGCAGGCGGCAGGTGGCGTTCTATGGACGAATCATAAGTATCCGGCGTATGGTCAGGGCGAAGTAAATCTGCAGAACATGGGACCGAACTCTGACGCCAGTGTCTGGAACTTCACCCCGCAGGGTGGCGTTGGTCTTCATTACTTTCTGCAGCCGAACCGTTCGTTGGATTTTGGGGCGAACGCTGTACATATTTCGTCGGCCTCATTGGGCGACCGCAACCCTGGCGTGAATGCCAGTGTGCAATTTTCCATCGGTTACACGTGGTGGAAATAGGCAGAGTGTAGAAGTTTCGAAGTGATGGCAGAGAAGCAGTACGAAGCAGTCCCCCCATCGGCGAACGAACCAATCGTCGAGTGTGTTCCGAACTTTTCTGAGGGCCGGAACGAACGCATTGTGCGCGAGATTGTGCAAGCCATGAAGGTCTTCGGCGTAAGCCTGCTGGACTGGTCCATGGACGCGACGCATAACCGTAGCGTCGTCACCATTGCAGGATCTCCCGAAGCCGTTGCAGAGTCAGCCATTCGTGGCGTTGGACGCGCGGCTCAGCTCATCGACCTAACGAAGCAGGCGGGAGTGCATCCCCGTATGGGTGCGGCGGACGTGGTTCCGTTTGTTCCTGTCGCGCACTATACCCTGGGACAGTGTGCGTCGCTTGCGCATCATGCCGGTCTGGAAATCTGGCGACGTTTTGGCGTTCCTGTGTACTTTTATGAGGCAGCCGCCATGCGACCGGATCGCATGCGTCTGGAAGAAGTACGCCGAGGCCAGTTTGAAGGCATTCGCGATGCAGTCCGCCGCGATTCCTCGCGTCATCCGGACGTTGGGCTTGGCGAACTCCACACGACGGCCGGGGCGGTTGCCGTAGGTGCACGCCAGTTCCTCATCGCCTACAACATCTTTCTCGAGAGTACGGATCTGCACGCCGCGCGCGCCATTGCAAAGGAATTGCGTGCTTCCAGCGGTGGCATGGTCGGCGTCAAGGCAATGGGAGTGCTGGTGGAAGGCCGCGCACAAGTTTCGATGAACATCACGGACTTCCGAGCATCCCCAGTGGCCGCAGTCCACGCTGCGGTATGCCGCGTGGCCAACCGGATGGGCATTGCCACTGCCGAGGGCGAACTTATTGGACTGATTCCAGAGGCGGCATGCGCGCCAGTCATCGCTCGCGAAACGCTACCGGAGTGGCTGCGTCAAACCAGTGAGTTCCACCCGGACGAAAAAGTACTCGAACGGAAGCTGTCCCGGCCCCTCCCGTGGCCAGAGCCAGTTTCCGCAGCGCACGTCTAAAATAATTAAGAAGCAGTGGCACGGAGGCAGTTGGTAATGAAGATCGCACGGACAGTGCTGATGGGATTGGTTGCGGTTCTTACCGCAGGAGCGGCGCATGCGGCGCAATTGAGCGGCGATGCGAAGGCGTCTATCCCGAAGGATATACAGCAGTTGATCGTGGTGGACTACCGCTCAATGCAGGCTTCGCCTGCCGCCATGAATCTGAAACAGCGAATTATGCCTCCGGAACTGGTTCGCCTGGAAACGGCGCTGAAGACCAGCGGCCTCAAGGTGGATCGCGACACGGAAACGCTTGCCTTTGCGGCGTTTCGTGTCGGCGGCACCAGCGCTAACAACACGCGGACACTCGGCGTGGCACAGGGCCAGTTCAACACCGCTTCCATCCAGGCAAACTGGGTGAAGCAGAAGACCAAGCCGACTGTGATTCGTAACTACAGCGTGTACCCCATGGGCGCTGCAGGTATGAGCGTGGTCTTCCTCAACCAGACCACCATGATCTTTGGCGACAGCGCCGCGGTGAAGGCAGGCCTCGACTGCCGTGATGGCCTCTCGTCCAACATCCTGGAAAACACCGACATGATGGGCGAAATGAATATCGTGGATCAGCGCGCCATCTGGAGCCTGCTCGATCAGAAGGGCACGCAGACCATGATGCGCAGCGTTCTGGGTGATGCCGCTTCCCTCACCGACTACGACACGGTAAAGAACCGCATGAAGAGTTCGCGCTACACCATGGACTTCGCCAACGGCATCAAGTTCGACATGGCTGTAGTGATGAGCGACACCATGACTGCCGCTACCGCAGCCACCCTGATGAAGGGCATGGTTCTGTTGAAGCAGTCGCAGGGTTCGCAGATGGAGAAGGCAGCGATGAAGGAAACTAACATCGACTCCAACTCGGGCACGCTACAGGTTTCCTATGCCGCGAACGACTCGCAGTTCTCCGAACTGCTGAGTTCTTCCCTCTTTCAGCAGGTCGTTCGTTAAGCTAACAAACAGTTCAAAACAAGAAAGGCCGGATGCAGACGCATCCGGCCTTCTCTTGTTCTGGTTTCTATTAAAGCTTCGGAAACACTCGTAGATCACCGCCAGTCATTTCCTTCGGCAGGTCGAGCCCAAGCATCGCCAACATCGTTGGTGACAAGTCGCGGAGTGAGCCACCTTCGCGCAACGAGAACGACTTCCCTGCTTCGGTGACAGCAATCAACGGCACCGGATTCGTCGTATGCGCCGTGTGCGGCCCACCTGTTACCGGATCAATCAGCATCTCTGCATTGCCATGATCGGCTGTAATGAGCCACGAACCACCATTGCGCTTCAGCGACGCATAGATCTCGCCGAGGCAAGCATCTACAGTCTCCACGCCCTTGATCGTCGGCTCCATCTTGCCGCTGTGGCCCACCATGTCGGCATTGGCAAAGTTAACGACGACCACATCAAACGCGGTGTCGTCGATCGCCTTCAGCACCACATCGCAGATGCCACGCGCGCTCATCTCCGGAGCCAGATCATACGTCGCGACCTTCTGCGACTGCACCACCTCACGCTCTTCACCCGCGAACGGTTTCTCGATGCCACCATTGAAGAAGTACGTTACGTGTGCGTATTTCTCCGTCTCAGCAACACGCAGATTGCGAAGTTCATTGTTCGCCATCACGTTGGCCAGCAGATTATCCATGCTCTCTGGCAGGATCACCATCGGCAGCGTGAACTTCGGATCATACTGCGTCATGGTGATGTAACGAATGCTCTTCGGCGAGGAGACGCGAGGAATCTCAAGGTCAAGCTCATCTGCCTT contains the following coding sequences:
- the lysA gene encoding diaminopimelate decarboxylase is translated as MDQGRPFQYDEQRLVCDGVDIAGLADSFGTPLYVYSAKQISERAGLFQNAFAGTPHTVCYAVKANSSLAILKMLAAQGCGFDIVSGGELARVLKAGGPEVASRVVFSGVGKIAGEMDAALAADILQFNVESEPELELLASRAAALGKKARIALRVNPDVSAETHPYISTGLSAHKFGIGIQLARAVYARAAQFPSIETTGVSVHIGSQIRQVEPFAEALEKTLNLVRELRADGHNIRNVDAGGGLGIEYGDKSFDAAQQVQKYAAALQSALGDMDVHLLLEPGRFLVGQAGALVTRVLYRKANGDKKFTIVDAAMNDLIRPALYQAHHEIVPVVRDEAVATEEADIVGPVCESGDFFARSRALQQTEQGDLIAILDAGAYGLSLSSNYNTRVRPAEVLIEDGKARLIRRRETYDELFAPEIF
- a CDS encoding VOC family protein, which codes for MNEAIHSGVRIGHVHLKVADLDRALWFYHEVLGFEIIQRFGNSAAFVSAGGYHHHIGLNTWESEGGQPPAAGTTGLYHLALLYPTRAELGKGLQRLLNAGIPIHGASDHGVSEAIYLADPDSNGVELYWDRPKEEWPLDANGNIRMITRPLDLRPILEAAEEASVDTPVQVH
- a CDS encoding YebC/PmpR family DNA-binding transcriptional regulator; the protein is MSGHSKWATIKHKKGAADAKRGKVFTRLIKEITVAAKQGGGDPDGNPRLRTAILAAKAENMPADNIKRAVQRGTGEIEGLTYEEITFEGYGPGGVAVIVDVLTDNRNRAVSEIRHAFSKNGGNLGETGSVGYMFSKKGIIVIAKAGADEEKLTEVVLEAGADDLNDEGENWEIYTTPKDFVAVKEAVEKAGFKPEHAEVTMIPSTYQKLEGSQANAMLRLLEVLEDLDDSQNVYSNFDMDEAAVTA
- a CDS encoding acyloxyacyl hydrolase, which translates into the protein MSQVKRLVLAAVAGLFPLAALGQMTANESPVGAAAKHTPWEMGVLFQGGKGVTDERDDFQFFMAGGHLGKVLTPEYGSGLFKGNFEYAVEVFPYWQSNTPTFQRYSCTGTPNVNVFNCVGPYTVGGTFHGASITPIILRWNFTHGHRIMPWAQAAGGVLWTNHKYPAYGQGEVNLQNMGPNSDASVWNFTPQGGVGLHYFLQPNRSLDFGANAVHISSASLGDRNPGVNASVQFSIGYTWWK
- the ftcD gene encoding glutamate formimidoyltransferase, which encodes MAEKQYEAVPPSANEPIVECVPNFSEGRNERIVREIVQAMKVFGVSLLDWSMDATHNRSVVTIAGSPEAVAESAIRGVGRAAQLIDLTKQAGVHPRMGAADVVPFVPVAHYTLGQCASLAHHAGLEIWRRFGVPVYFYEAAAMRPDRMRLEEVRRGQFEGIRDAVRRDSSRHPDVGLGELHTTAGAVAVGARQFLIAYNIFLESTDLHAARAIAKELRASSGGMVGVKAMGVLVEGRAQVSMNITDFRASPVAAVHAAVCRVANRMGIATAEGELIGLIPEAACAPVIARETLPEWLRQTSEFHPDEKVLERKLSRPLPWPEPVSAAHV